GGTCGCGCCGCGGATAATCAGATCGGCGAGCACTTCGCCGACTCCGGGCGCGAGCAGAAAGCCGCCGCCCGAGAAGCCGAACGCGTGCAGCAGGCGCGGCACGGTGCGGCTCGCGCCGATTATCGGGTTGCTGTCCGGCGTCTCGCCTTCCACGCCGCTCCATGTGCGGATCAATAGCGCGTCGCGCAGCGCAGGCAACAACGCGCAGGCATCGCGCATGACGGCGCGGGTGGTGTCGGTGGAGGGCTGGCCGTATTCGCCGTCGCCGTGTCCACGACCGCCGCCGACCACGCAGTTGCCGCGTGCAACTTGCCGCGCGTAGATGCCGCCGCCGTACACGCCCAGGTTGTGCGTGATGAAGAGCGGCAGTGGCTCGGTGACCCACATGTTCGGGTAGATCGGCTTCATTGGCACGCTTTCGCCAAAGGATGCGGCGATCTTGTCGGCCCATGCGCCGGCAGAATTGATCAACCAGTCCGCAGTGAAATGCTGATCGCCCGCGCGTAACTGGAAGTGCGTGCCGTCGTGGCTAACTTCGGTCAGTTCGGTCTGCTCACGGATATCCGCACCTGCGGCACGCGCAGCGCGAGCGAAGGCCGGCGAGACGAGGCGCGGGTTCGCGTGCCCATCGCTGGCACACAGCGAGCCGCCGATGGCCGCGGCGCCCAGCCACGGGTAACGGCGCCGGAATTCGTTGCCGCCGATCACTTGCGGATCGAGACCGTGCGTGCGCGCCATCCGGGCCCACGTTTCGAGCGCGGCGAGATCGGACTCGCTGCGTGCGAGCCGCAAATGGCCGGAGACTACAAACTCGCCATCGATGCCGATCAGTTCAGGCAAGCGGTCCCAGACGCGCCGTGCCCGCATGGCAAGCGGCATCTGTTCGGCCGGCCGCCCTTGGCAACGCACGCCCCCGTAATTGACGCCACTCGCCTGGGCGCCACAGAAGCGCCGTTCGAAGAGGCCCACGCGCAGGCCGCTTTTGGCGAGCGCAAGCGCAGCCGAGGCGCCGACCAGGCCGCCGCCGGCAATCGCGACGTCGTAGTGCAGAGGCTTATTCATCGCGGGCCTCTTCGGGTATCTCGGCGACGTCGTCGGCATACAGCGCGGGAGAGAGCGGAATCGGCTTGACCGGCGGCTGGCTGCGCAGCCGGCCGACCGCTTCCAGCGGCTTGCCGGTTTCCGCGCTCAGCAGGGCAAGCGCGGCTTCGCCACACATGCGTCCCTGGCAGCGGCCCATGCCGACGCGGGTCAGCGCTTTCAGGCGGTTGATCTCGGTTGCTCCACCGCTGCGGATGCAGCCGCGCAGCGCGCCCGCGTTCACTTCTTCGCAACGGCACACGGTCATCTCGTCAGGCCATTGGGATGCAATGCCGGCGGGCGGCGCGAAGGCGGCTTCGAGGCCCTGGCGGAACACGGTGATGCGCTGCAAGCGGCGCTCGAGCGATGCTGCGCCGGGCATGTTGGGGCCACGGGGATGGGCGATACCCAGATCGTCGAGGACGGCGAGAGCGGTGCGGCGTCCTGCGAGTTCCGCGGCATCGGCGCCGGCGATTCCCGCGCCGTCGCCGGCCAGGTAAATGCCTGGCACCGAGCTGCGTCCAGCGGCGTCGAGTTCGGGCAGCCAGCAACGATTCTGCGCATCGAAGCGGAAACGGCAG
The sequence above is drawn from the Paraburkholderia phenazinium genome and encodes:
- a CDS encoding NAD(P)/FAD-dependent oxidoreductase, whose amino-acid sequence is MNKPLHYDVAIAGGGLVGASAALALAKSGLRVGLFERRFCGAQASGVNYGGVRCQGRPAEQMPLAMRARRVWDRLPELIGIDGEFVVSGHLRLARSESDLAALETWARMARTHGLDPQVIGGNEFRRRYPWLGAAAIGGSLCASDGHANPRLVSPAFARAARAAGADIREQTELTEVSHDGTHFQLRAGDQHFTADWLINSAGAWADKIAASFGESVPMKPIYPNMWVTEPLPLFITHNLGVYGGGIYARQVARGNCVVGGGRGHGDGEYGQPSTDTTRAVMRDACALLPALRDALLIRTWSGVEGETPDSNPIIGASRTVPRLLHAFGFSGGGFLLAPGVGEVLADLIIRGATSTPLDAFAIDRFTSVPTLHAL